A stretch of the bacterium genome encodes the following:
- a CDS encoding C25 family cysteine peptidase, translating to MRKLALLTLLLTTLALAYSYEIDPDLVELVKSEGYIIPSVGEGLYPTEEGVPMLPTIPLFVSVPAGLGAAEVTVTDFTVQELPGFYVVMPANTPQPVSRPVEFRAVFDDGIYSSGAPYPAVPLTAAGGGNISGFGVAAAQFSPFIYEPASGKLSVITRIEFEITTEPLSYEVRVPNRVTRRVAEFGLENLRSMVLNPWDVHVTVPVVEPSFTGTPHPEPSVDSPDFGDTAEWVLITPTAFVESFEPLRDWKLLKGYTTAIVTTEYIFDNYTGRDNAERIRNFIIDAYENWSTQWVVLGGDCNFVQERRGYVVIGGCSEDDQLIPCDLYFSDLDGTWNLDGDGYWGEWPADNPDMFPDVYVSRYPVTVASLVDTVVSKTLTYEKEIPAGHTTDALFLGAYLDYQTSGGDAKDLVDLLYLPSQFDPVTKLYEKFGTISRAAVIAQMNAGNCAVVNHCAHSNYTVIGCGSTNMSGADAYALTNGDKLGWINSIGCMCGGFDRPRCFAEQIVLAPEGGMVATIMNSRYGWYIKGSPGFGPSDLIDQQFFCSMFSEAKTNFGYALADMKNYFVPASKGYGSAAYYRWCIYENNVLGPNETVGWTDEMGDLAVQYPDHWSHGGFTVNVTMGGSPVNGALVCLYKEDDCHVADRTGPGGQVILYPDPSEPGQMHVTVTAQNGWPFEGTTTVDDDVSTDVTEFTGTAGEDGVLLSWRLEDTGGLVGVNLYRSSDRLNSSALVPETLGRYLDREAEGANDYYLELVAGDGTAVRYGPVSVSTLGEIFRTTLSAAYPNPASTVVRFDVGLPETGAVELVVYDIAGRRVATPASGELTAGRHTVAWDATDAPAGVYIARLVTADGTLTTRLVVAR from the coding sequence TTGCGTAAGCTGGCTTTATTGACGTTGCTACTCACCACCCTCGCCCTGGCCTACAGCTACGAGATTGACCCCGACCTCGTCGAGCTGGTCAAAAGCGAGGGTTATATCATCCCCTCGGTCGGCGAGGGTCTGTACCCCACCGAAGAGGGCGTGCCGATGCTGCCCACCATCCCGCTCTTCGTAAGTGTTCCGGCCGGTCTGGGCGCCGCCGAAGTCACCGTGACCGACTTCACCGTGCAGGAGCTGCCGGGATTCTACGTGGTCATGCCGGCCAACACCCCGCAGCCGGTGAGCCGGCCCGTCGAGTTCCGGGCGGTCTTCGACGACGGCATCTACTCCTCCGGCGCCCCCTACCCCGCCGTCCCCCTGACGGCCGCCGGGGGCGGCAACATCTCGGGCTTCGGCGTGGCCGCGGCCCAGTTCAGCCCCTTCATCTACGAGCCGGCCTCGGGCAAGCTCTCGGTCATCACCCGCATCGAGTTCGAGATAACGACCGAACCGCTGTCCTACGAGGTGCGCGTCCCCAACCGGGTGACGCGGCGGGTGGCGGAGTTCGGCCTGGAAAACTTGAGAAGCATGGTCCTCAACCCCTGGGACGTCCACGTGACCGTGCCGGTGGTGGAGCCGTCCTTCACCGGAACCCCCCATCCCGAGCCCAGCGTGGACTCACCCGATTTCGGTGACACCGCCGAGTGGGTGCTGATAACCCCGACGGCTTTCGTCGAGAGCTTCGAGCCCCTGAGGGACTGGAAGCTCCTGAAGGGTTACACCACGGCCATCGTCACCACGGAGTACATCTTCGACAACTACACCGGCCGCGACAACGCCGAGCGCATCCGGAACTTCATCATAGACGCCTATGAGAACTGGTCCACCCAGTGGGTGGTCCTGGGCGGCGACTGCAACTTCGTCCAGGAGCGCCGGGGGTACGTGGTCATCGGCGGCTGCTCCGAGGACGACCAGCTCATCCCCTGCGACCTCTACTTCTCCGACCTGGACGGAACGTGGAACCTCGACGGGGACGGATACTGGGGCGAATGGCCCGCCGACAACCCCGACATGTTCCCCGACGTGTACGTCTCCCGCTACCCCGTGACGGTTGCGAGCTTAGTGGACACCGTGGTGTCCAAGACCCTGACCTACGAGAAGGAGATTCCGGCGGGCCACACCACCGACGCCCTCTTCCTGGGGGCCTACCTGGACTACCAAACCTCGGGCGGCGACGCCAAGGACCTCGTGGACCTGCTCTACCTGCCGTCGCAGTTCGACCCCGTCACCAAGCTCTACGAGAAATTCGGCACCATCAGCCGCGCCGCCGTCATCGCCCAGATGAACGCCGGCAACTGCGCCGTCGTCAACCACTGCGCCCACTCCAACTACACCGTCATCGGCTGCGGCTCCACCAACATGTCGGGCGCCGACGCCTACGCCCTGACCAACGGCGACAAGCTCGGCTGGATAAACTCCATCGGCTGCATGTGCGGCGGTTTCGACCGCCCCCGGTGCTTCGCCGAGCAGATCGTCCTGGCCCCGGAGGGCGGGATGGTCGCCACCATCATGAACTCGCGCTACGGCTGGTACATCAAAGGGTCGCCCGGATTCGGACCCAGCGACCTGATTGACCAGCAGTTCTTCTGCAGTATGTTCAGCGAGGCCAAGACCAACTTCGGCTACGCCCTGGCCGACATGAAAAATTATTTCGTCCCGGCCTCCAAGGGCTACGGCAGTGCCGCGTACTACCGCTGGTGCATCTACGAGAACAACGTCCTCGGGCCCAACGAGACCGTGGGCTGGACCGACGAGATGGGTGACCTCGCCGTGCAGTACCCCGACCACTGGAGCCACGGCGGCTTCACCGTGAACGTCACGATGGGCGGCTCGCCGGTGAATGGCGCCCTCGTCTGCCTCTACAAGGAGGACGACTGTCACGTGGCCGACAGGACGGGTCCCGGCGGCCAGGTCATCCTCTACCCCGATCCCTCCGAGCCCGGCCAGATGCACGTCACCGTCACCGCCCAGAACGGCTGGCCCTTCGAGGGCACCACGACGGTGGACGACGACGTGAGCACCGACGTGACCGAGTTCACCGGCACGGCCGGGGAGGACGGCGTGCTCCTCTCCTGGCGTCTGGAAGACACCGGCGGGCTGGTCGGCGTCAACCTCTACCGTAGCTCGGACCGGCTCAACTCGAGCGCCCTCGTCCCGGAGACGCTCGGCCGCTACCTGGACCGCGAAGCCGAAGGAGCGAACGACTACTACCTCGAGCTGGTCGCCGGCGACGGCACCGCGGTGCGTTACGGCCCGGTGAGCGTCTCCACCCTCGGGGAAATTTTCCGGACGACCCTCTCCGCGGCCTACCCCAACCCGGCCTCGACCGTCGTCCGCTTCGACGTCGGCCTGCCGGAGACCGGCGCGGTCGAGCTGGTGGTCTACGACATCGCCGGCCGCCGGGTGGCTACACCCGCGTCGGGTGAGCTGACCGCCGGGCGTCACACGGTAGCCTGGGACGCGACCGACGCCCCGGCCGGGGTATACATCGCCCGCCTGGTCACCGCCGACGGGACCCTGACCACCCGGCTGGTCGTAGCCAGGTAA